Within Lolium rigidum isolate FL_2022 chromosome 5, APGP_CSIRO_Lrig_0.1, whole genome shotgun sequence, the genomic segment TTCATCATAACTGATGATCTCCACGTTGCTCCCTCTTGCACAAGCATCATGTTTTCCCTCATCGAAAAATTTGGAATACCTCAAAAAGGGAATATCAAGGAGAAGGTGCTCCAACTCAATTCCAACAAGGTCCTTCTCTCTACCTAGGAAAATTACTGTAAAGTAAGTTTTTTTTGCATGTTTATGTTAAATTGTTAATTAATACTCCGTATGTTGTTTTGCGAAATATTTCCAGATTATTAGCCTGCTTGAGAGAGCCATGCTTACTAAGCAACCGTTAACTGGATTGTGTTTTGATGTTGCTATCGCACCGAGTGTTACAGACCTGTGTAATATTCCCGAGAATATGTTTGGAAAACAAAGTGTGGCTGATCCCAAATTCAGAGCCATGAACATAAGGCTTGTTCAGTCCAAGGAAGATTCAGTGCTATATGCTGAAGTTGGGCAAGATTTCGTTGATCTTGCTTTTGGCCTCCTTGCCATTCCACTTGGAACCATGATGAAGAGCTTTAGTCAGTTACCTCAAGTCGGATGTATTGATAATATCTACAAGAGTGTAGGTGGGAGTGCAAAACAAGAATGCCAAACCATACTTCTATCTCCGAAGTTACCCCCGTACTTTGGCTGCAACAATAATATACTGCAAGTAGAAGAATCTGTTCCTAGATACCTTCGTTTTGGTCAGACTTCACTTCGTGAGTGGAATCCCAAATCCTGTACTGATAAAGCCTATATCAAGGGTGGCCCCACGAAGTTCATGGTGACCAACGATCTCCACATCCATCCATTTTGCTTGACAAATACCCTGGAGTTTCTTCGTGCATCCAAGATTCCGACTGGAAAACTTGTGCAGAAAGAACTCACACTCAACCAAACCCAGGTACTTTCAGTACCAATAAACCAAGCGTACTATATGATGTGGTTTGAGCGTCATGTATCGTAAATAACCACCGTTTTCTTGCCTAACCGCTACAGATTCTGAAGTTTGTTGGTGCTGCATTTGGGACGCGCAAAGCACTCAGCAGCCTGCTTCTGCCTTCAAAGAAGTAGCATCGTTGCCTGAGCTAGCCTCCACTGCCCGAGGATGCAAATTGAGATGTTACTTGAAGACTCCTGTTCGCATTGTTTACCATTTGGGAAATTGTTCCTATTGCATGTTGTTTCATCGATCATCATGTAGAAGGCTTATGCGTCCCACTCGATTCGAGTTTTAACTGAATCAATCGCCCTCTCTATTCCCTTTGATCCAAAATAAGTGTCGAAGATGATCAAAGGGAGTATATTTTAGATTGTGTATGCATAGGATAGTAGTGGTTGTCCCATGCACTGCCCCCCGTCACTTCTCCCTATTTTATGGAATATTGTCTcagttctctctctctcctttcacACTCTGAAACTTCTTTAGATTTTGaactaaaaatttaatttaaaacTGTTTAATTTAATTTCAAACTGTTTTTTCAAAACAAGGCCAACATATAATATTTGAAAATTGACTTCTGAAACATAATGAAATTACAAAAACTAGACGACACCTAGTGAAATTTCATTTTGAAGCAGCTTGTTTCATTGTGTTTCAAACATCCTACTTTGAACATGTGGTGCAGACTTTGATAATACTTTACACTCAAAACAATACTTTACTTTGAGTATGTTTCATTGTGAATCATGACATTAAATTGTGTTTCATAATTCagttttttgaattttgttaaTTTTGAGCTTTTTTGAAAGATATTTTCAAAATACAAATATGGGTTTAAACAACTGCTATTTTGATAAGTATTCATATATATGGCCCTTTTAAGTTTGGTCTTGAAAATAAAAAGAGTGGATAAACTGATGCGGGAGAGAGAGTGCATGCATGCAAACGATTCTTTTATGTGCTATCTCAAAGCAAAACAGAAAAATCTATGGCGAATGTATGCACAGGACATCACATGCATGGAAGAACTAGTCAATAGTCATGAATAAACTATATCTGCCAAATTTTAGGCATGGTGACTCCACCAAATCCTCTTTCCTAAAGTTTGACTCTGTTAAAGTCGCTGAACCAACGCGTGCAAGATTGAGAGCAGCGAGCAGGTCCCATTGCGTAGAGATAGAGGCGGCATGAAGCATGTGAATCACAAGACACTCTTTTGTAGTCCACCACCGTCGCAAAACAGCTTGAGACGCACTGGTAAAGGCAGCGTGGCGGGATGACGCCGTCACATAATTCACCCCCTTTTCTACATCGCTATATCTTTTTCAATAAGGCAAGCTCATCTGACCCACCTCTTGTCCCAGCCTTCTGGCTTCCTTTTCGGTTCACTGCTTGGCGATCTTGCGAGCCGCGGCGAGTTTCTTCCTTCGATGCACAGAGATTCTTCACCTCTTCTCACTCGATTgccttttcttcaactctatgtcCATCTTGCGACACAATTCGAGAGCATCTTCTAAGAAAGATTGTCTCATCATCCATTCCTTTCTCCTGATTTTTTTTGCACTGATTTCTCTATTTGCCTCtagtttttatgtgtttttctgCTCTTCATATTTTCCGCTCTGAAtccttttatttttatatgtaaaAGGAGTGCTTTGAGTATCTTCCACCTCAAAATCCAGCCCATCTCCGCCGAGACCAACTCATTCCGCATCAACTTGACTATCCTCAACCTCTTCCTCATCTTCCCCTTTTCCAGTCTATGGCCCTTTCCCTGACTTGGAACTAAGTAGCTTTCATCATCTTTTGGAGGCACATTTTTCTGTACTACatagaattatggaatggagagaGTGGTTTATTTATTTGTTGATGCATTTCTAGAATTCATGGTGTAGTATTCAGTGAGACCTGCCATCCGAATATGTCTACACGTTGAGTCCCAGCAGATATCAAGCAGCTTCAGCCTAAAATTTGACCTCTGAAATCATCTTTTGACTCGCCTACTTTCCAGCGCCATGTCATCACTCATCACAACCGTACAGTACTCCAATATTCCCCCTTGCCTAAACTTTGACTCTGCGAAAGCCACTGACCCGCGGGCCCAGAACGTGAGCAGCGAGTGGGTCCCATTGCTCAGAGACTTTACAACGTGCTGGGCGGTGGTGTGCACGCGAATCACGAGGCACTGTTTTAGTCCACCACCGTCGCAAAACCGGCTCGAGACGCACCGACCGACGGCGAGAGAAATCCTCCGCAGCAACGGGCGAGCAGAGCCAGCCATGGAGAGGAATGGcgggaagcagcagcagcagcagcagcagccgcagccgccgccgccggcggcgccggcggggaaggcggcGTGGCGGGACGGCGCCGTCACCTACTTCCACCTCCTCTTCTACATCGCCATCTCCGGCGGCCAGATCTTCTTCAATAAGGCAAGCCCCATCTGACCATCCGACCCTCCTCTCGCCCCCTGCCCTTCCGGGTTCCATTTCGGCTCGCTGCCCCCCCGATCCTGCCAGCCGCGGCGAGTTTCCTCCTTCGCTGCGGTTGCCCATTCATTCCTGATGCGCGCGAGCGAGACGGGTACTGTctggccgccgcgccgtcgcgggtTTCTAAGGCTAGGGTTTTAGCGCGACGGATACGTAGGCGGACCGTTTGATCCGGTTGCTGCTCTCCCCGTGATTCTGATGCTGCTAGAATGTGTGCGGATCAGGGGAATTTTGTGATGCATCGGATCTCTGTCTGTGGCGGAGAGTAAGCGCTCTCAGATTCAGGAATCCCCCAAGGGAGGCGATTTTCAGTTCGGTTGGGTTGTTCCCATACCTGCGATTTTATCCTCTTTGTGGTTCTCAGGAGAAGTATTGCTCCTGTAATTCATTCATCAAAACGAGTTTCATCAGTTTTTTGAGAGAAGATTATCAACCTTGACTAGCTAGAATATGTGGATGCTCTGGATACATCCCTTTGCCTTCGGGTTCAGTAGCTTGGGATCTGGGAATAGTTCTTTGCTTGCTTCCTTTGCTCACTCAATGTGGATCTCTTCTTCATATGAAGGGGGTTGACTCAGATTCTCTCGTGACAGCTCATAGCTGCTTCCATAACAAGTAATTTGGTTTCCCTTTTGCTGTTATATTTTGACAAATCAAGGGGGGCTTAAGGTTTTAGGTGTATGGTACACTAATACGTGAGGCTCATGGCGATCCTTATTTTTAACTGAAATCCTGTAGCTATAAGAGGCACAAGCTGCGAGAACATTCCAATCTTCTTGGTAAATTAGATAGCTTCTTGTTCCACTGCAATAATCCATCTAAATTCAGCAACCAGCACAATCTGTTCACTGATTGGTTCTCCTTGTTTCTTTGGCCCAACTAAATGCTAACAAGACCAACAATCCTCCATGAGTTGTGTTACAAAGGGTGGAAATTGCTTTCCTGTATGTACAAATACAAGTGTAAACTTTGATAACCCTTGCTTCAAAATTTTGATGAACAACTTCGTAACACACTTTTGTTTGTGATGACTAGTTCTGGTTTGTCCTCATAACTTCATTGATGTGCTTCAAAGTATTTGTAGATTCTTTTCCTATAGcaaactttaatatttttctagtgttgttaagtgctttgtttttCTTGATGCGCAGTGGGTGTTATCTTCAAAAGAGATCAACTTCCCATATCCAGTGGCTCTAACTTTGCTGCATATGTTGTTCTCGTCGGTAGTATGCTTTGCAGCTACGAAGATTTTCAAGGTACTGACTGATGCGCATTCAAAATATACACGGTTTCCTATCTATTTCTTATCTGTATAATAACTTAGACTTCATACTTGTTCCAAATTCCTGTTAGGAATTCAAGTCCATAAACTTACTATTTTGTTTATTTTGATAAATCCAGGTCATAAAGATCGATGAGGGAATGACTACAGACGTGTGAGTCTTGGATTATACAAAATTCATAAAATTGTACAGTAGTTTCTTACTCTCTCAGTCATTCTCCATCAGTATATCACTATATCATGCTCCATGACGTATCACCTCATGATCGAGACACCCATAATGCTTGCCTGCCTCTCCTTGTATGAACTGATCAGGATAATTATGTATCTTTTGCATAACACTAGCATATTCTAGCATTTGTATGTAAGATGCCACAAAAATGGCAGTCTTTTCTTAAATAACAAGTTTGGTTTTCATCAAACTATCTATGAATATCTCACAagaaaggcgataaatgtggagaGCAAGTACAACTGTTGCTTATTGTCTACTTTTAGTTCAGTAACAGGGTGCTTTACTGTTTGCCTTTGATATAAATTCGTCTGCTTCCATTGTCAAGATTAGTGAGCGAGTTTTAGCATGTTGTTAAGATTGTGATTTAAGGAGCAACTATCGGTAAGCACATGCCATGTTTGAAGCTTAAAAGTCTGGAGCATGATGGTGATCAACTGATCATCAGATATTGGCAGTTCTACTTTTTCAAGTCAATCTGTAAGGGAGACCCAGACGTTATAGTAAATAGATACCTAAATTCACTTTGACAAAGTCTTGAACCCGCTTGGTGGATTATGCGTCAAGTCCCATCACCCCAGTGAGCTCTTCTTAATTTTGGCATTCCTGGGCAGTCTTAGGTGGGGTGGTGTTTTAAATCCGAATTGCCGAGTGAGTAATTTGCATGTACTTGTTATGAGGTGGTCCAGTTTACATATTTGTCTTAGATTTGTATCCTGCTACACAAATAAGAAGCTCTGCACCATTTGTGTCAGGTTCTTGTGAGAAAAACGTGCAGTTATTTGTCTATAGCATGGACGTGCATCCATTATTGCTTTCCCATGCTGTGTTAGATTTGTATTCATGATTTAGTTCATAATAAAGTACCATAATTGCCTTTTTCTAACTAGTTCACCTGAAATTTCAGATATATCAGTTCAGTCATACCAATTGGAGCAATGTTTGCAATGACACTTTGGCTAGGAAATAGTGCATATCTCTACATATCTGTTGCATTTGCACAGATGTTGAAGGCAATAAGTATGTGCACTCTCTTGGTTCTAGATTGAGAAGGGCAAATAATAGGCTATGATCACTTTTGAAACTGATGTTAATATACTCTTTACTTGAGCATTACAGTGCCTGTAGCAGTTTTTCTCCTCGGAACAGCATTTGGCCTTGAAGAAATGAACTGTAAAATGCTTGCTATCATGTCTGTCATCAGCGTTGGAGTTATTGTGGCTTCTGTTGGCGAAATTACAATTAGCTGGGTTGGAGTGGTGTACCAGATGGGTGGAGTTGTAGCAGAAGCCCTTAGACTTATCTTTATTGAGATATTTCTGAAGAAAAAGGGTGTTAGACTGAACTTGATATCCATGATGTACTACGTGAGCCCTTGCAGGTATCTTGTCCAACAGCTCTCCATATTAATTACTTGCAATACTGTTTGTTCttataatttaaaatatgtttttccTGCAGTGCCTTTTGCCTCTTCATTCCCTGGTTATTCTTAGAGAAGCCAAAGATGGATGCAAGTGTTTCATGGAACTTCCCGCCAGTTACATTGTTCTTAAACTGCATGTGCACTTTCGTACTTAATCTGTCAGTCTTCCTTGTGATTTCTCGGACCAGTGCACTGACAGCTCGTGTTACTGGAGTTGTGAGGGATTGGAGTGTGGTGCTGCTTTCAGCTGCTATCTTTGCTGATACAAAGCTTACCTTCATAAACATAGTTGGCTATGCTATAGGTATTCTACTGTTTAATCTGGCCTGTTTAAATTATGTGGTTTCTTGCACCTGATATTTTTCCGCATTACATTTTCTTGTGAATTCTGGAAGTTTGAGCCACCTTTTCATCTCGAACTTTATTTTTTCAAAGAATTGCATTTAGAAGTGGATTAGATGATGACCACCCTTTTTTTCTGCAATGTACAGCCATAGTAGGTGTTGTCGCATATAACAACCATAAGCTCGGAGTTAAGCCCCAAACAAACCAGCAGCAGAGTGCCGACAACAAAGTGAACCAAGGAAGCCATCAACACGTTGATATGCCATTGAACTCTACAAAAGAATCTTCATAACACTGAAAGTAGTGAGATCTTCAACATATTTTTGTGGAAGGTAATATAATTTCCAGATGTTTCTAATCCATGCATCTGTCATATGCATGAAACATACTGATGGTTGTTGCGTTTGCTGGTCATCCAGAAGTGAGCTCTCAGCTTTGCTATGAGTTGGCCAGCTCTCCACGGATACATTCTTTTCTTCCTACCAAATGACAGGAAGACTGGAAATTTTGTATAATGATGGGGAAGAAGATACGTCATACATATATACATTTACGCTAGCATATACTGATTTGTACGACAGCCCAGAACAGGGGGATCACATCATAAAGGTCAATTAGGTTGTGTAGATGTGTTTATTGTCTTTGAAATGTTGTAGAAACATGGACCGTGTGTATGAAACACTTGCCCCAAACATGGGAATCACATCATAAAGATCAACAGATTATTTTGGTGCACTTTTTCTTGTCTGCATGCACATTGTACTTTTCAGATATCAAAGAATGTGAGATGTCCAGTTTCTGTGTCTGCAGTCCAACCGATATGTGCAATGTTCTTTCTGCCATGTTAAGGCTGGGACGTGGATATTTTTCTTGATTTCTGCAGAAATCAAACttttttcttctaaaatttcCTCTTGATTCGAGTGAAATTCCACACTCCAGAAACAAGATTCCTTTGGTATGCAGTTAGGGTTTCTCACAAATGGTTTCAAATCGTTGAAAACTAGTGGATTACTTGTCCATAGTATTTGTAGGTGTGTAATTTCTCTTCGATTGCCTTCCCACAGTCCAGTCTTAACCGTGGTTGGGGTTTCAGTCCAATTTACTGTTCACGCCCTTGTTTTTGTCTTTCAACAGTGGCACAAATGAGAATGTTGTTCAGCAATTCCTTTCACAATAGCCTTCAGCAGGTACAAACTTCATGATGTCTGGCTTCATCTTTGGTATGTTGCCTACCACTTCCATAATGGCTCCTTTTGTTCGGTCTGTAACCTCCAGAGCTGTTAAACATCGATGCAGCCAATAGTTGGCCCTGCAGAAGTGGCAGCATCCAGAAAACCTTGCGGTTCAATTTGGCGACTTCCGCAAACTGAAGGGCATTTTGTTGCCAAGTTCGCTAAGTTGCTGTCTCCGAGTATATTCTGGTGTTCTTCGCTATGTGATGCTAACATCTTAGAAGGATGAAACTGTTGAG encodes:
- the LOC124652542 gene encoding probable sugar phosphate/phosphate translocator At3g14410; this translates as AAPAGKAAWRDGAVTYFHLLFYIAISGGQIFFNKWVLSSKEINFPYPVALTLLHMLFSSVVCFAATKIFKVIKIDEGMTTDVYISSVIPIGAMFAMTLWLGNSAYLYISVAFAQMLKAIMPVAVFLLGTAFGLEEMNCKMLAIMSVISVGVIVASVGEITISWVGVVYQMGGVVAEALRLIFIEIFLKKKGVRLNLISMMYYVSPCSAFCLFIPWLFLEKPKMDASVSWNFPPVTLFLNCMCTFVLNLSVFLVISRTSALTARVTGVVRDWSVVLLSAAIFADTKLTFINIVGYAIAIVGVVAYNNHKLGVKPQTNQQQSADNKVNQGSHQHVDMPLNSTKESS